One part of the Balneolaceae bacterium genome encodes these proteins:
- a CDS encoding IS1380 family transposase — MVKETCQKSTKKTTPITPEFTDVRLTNYAGLIPFSDFLMDKLDFGQALAGHLDLGMGANCHYQDWQIFGLIIYGYLCGHRRLVHFEQLSRDTTLQKLLGLDGPIDENTLAYRLKNVGYKQSVQLGRVTKQLAGRVHRGYGQPEAEQKWMEFDSTVKGVYGQQEGAEPGYNPGKKGHPCYHPLLSFDAASKEVLHSWWRPGNTYTGNGAAEFFAETCQRLSDPNSDYVVRADSGFFSEAFLSAVEQAGYNYLVKVKLKNLKRVLTSQYWQSVPAEPDIEYCTFTHQCADWNRPRQFVGIRIVKEVITDGLLFPTYHYQYFCYCTSLEEAPIQIHRLYGDRGECENWIEAVKNQLGAGTPLTGQFWANDLLWQLGVLAYNLSVWLRRLTDRASWRQEPHTFREWFIRCAGKLVYHARRWTLNMQESYYKRPRWESIYQQMCRLQL, encoded by the coding sequence ATGGTGAAGGAAACTTGTCAAAAATCCACGAAAAAAACCACTCCAATAACCCCTGAATTTACCGATGTCCGGCTGACCAATTATGCGGGACTGATACCATTTTCAGATTTTCTGATGGACAAACTGGACTTCGGGCAGGCCTTGGCCGGGCATCTGGATCTTGGCATGGGAGCCAACTGCCATTATCAGGATTGGCAGATTTTCGGGTTAATCATCTATGGCTATCTGTGCGGGCATCGGCGGCTGGTTCATTTCGAACAGCTCAGCCGGGATACGACCCTGCAGAAACTGCTGGGCCTGGACGGACCTATTGACGAGAACACGCTGGCCTACCGGCTCAAAAACGTGGGCTACAAGCAATCTGTGCAGTTGGGGCGGGTGACCAAGCAGCTGGCCGGGAGGGTCCATCGGGGCTATGGACAGCCGGAGGCCGAACAAAAATGGATGGAGTTTGATTCGACCGTCAAGGGGGTGTATGGACAGCAGGAAGGGGCCGAACCCGGCTATAATCCCGGCAAGAAGGGACACCCCTGCTATCATCCGCTGCTGAGTTTTGATGCGGCCAGCAAGGAAGTTCTTCATAGTTGGTGGCGCCCTGGAAACACCTACACGGGGAACGGAGCGGCAGAGTTTTTTGCCGAAACCTGTCAGCGGCTGTCTGACCCGAACAGCGATTATGTGGTTCGGGCCGACAGCGGGTTTTTCAGCGAGGCGTTTCTATCGGCTGTTGAGCAGGCCGGTTATAATTATCTGGTCAAGGTCAAGCTGAAGAACCTAAAGCGGGTGCTGACCAGCCAGTACTGGCAGAGCGTGCCCGCAGAGCCGGACATCGAGTACTGCACCTTTACCCACCAGTGTGCCGATTGGAACCGCCCGCGGCAGTTTGTGGGAATTCGTATTGTCAAAGAGGTCATCACAGATGGACTGCTTTTTCCTACATACCATTACCAATACTTCTGCTACTGCACCAGCCTGGAAGAGGCTCCGATTCAGATTCACCGGCTCTACGGGGACCGCGGGGAGTGCGAAAACTGGATTGAGGCGGTCAAAAACCAACTGGGAGCCGGTACCCCGCTAACCGGACAGTTCTGGGCCAATGACCTGTTGTGGCAACTGGGAGTGCTGGCCTACAATCTGTCCGTGTGGCTGCGTCGACTAACCGATCGGGCCAGTTGGCGGCAAGAGCCGCACACGTTTCGCGAATGGTTCATTCGATGCGCCGGAAAGCTGGTCTATCACGCCCGCCGCTGGACGTTGAACATGCAAGAATCCTACTACAAGCGCCCGAGATGGGAGAGCATCTACCAGCAGATGTGCCGGTTGCAGTTGTGA
- a CDS encoding GH92 family glycosyl hydrolase, with translation MFMSIIIFFTLFSCSESVEESSEIEKTEPVDLVYPYIDSAHSRWFFFSSASRPFGMVNLSPDMAIDGAWESGYRYNEDTIKAFSHIHAWQLSGIPVMPTTGEFRGHLGPDVYGSSYTHDKEEVQPGYHKVVLEDYDVTAELTSTTRAGFHRYTWPESDQSHILFDFTTVLGPSATLDGRVEKVSDTELQGFGVMDGTIRRLKPVTVYFVAQFDKPFESFSGWKDGELVPADDIIEGENTGAYVRFSTSEGEITKMKVGISYVSTEQARLNLQTELPHWDFDRVVQESRNEWNQWLSRIEVEGGAEKQQRRFYTDLWKALQGRRIVSDVNGKYLDMTGKEPRIGQIPLDEDGLPLFNHHNSDSFWGAQWSLNTLWHLVYPEVSEDFVNSMLMMYDDGGLIPRGPSGGNYTYVMTGASTTPFIVSAWLKGIRGFDVEKAYEGMRKNHFPGGLMSKAGYEHETTKGGGIEDYMERGFIPYPLSEEQYGYHQAGAGQTLEYAYQDWALSQLANATGQRGGSRTVFTKGGKLPKSMEPGKGMDVAQGSPGKLD, from the coding sequence ATCTTCATGTCAATAATAATTTTCTTTACTCTCTTTTCATGTTCAGAATCAGTAGAGGAAAGTAGTGAGATTGAAAAAACCGAACCTGTAGATCTCGTCTATCCGTATATAGACAGCGCTCACTCCCGGTGGTTTTTCTTTAGTTCAGCATCCCGCCCGTTTGGTATGGTAAATTTGAGTCCGGATATGGCAATCGACGGTGCCTGGGAATCTGGTTACAGGTACAACGAAGATACAATAAAAGCCTTCAGTCATATTCATGCCTGGCAATTATCCGGGATACCGGTCATGCCAACCACCGGGGAGTTCCGGGGGCATCTCGGTCCCGACGTATACGGCTCATCCTACACTCATGACAAGGAAGAGGTACAACCCGGCTATCACAAGGTTGTGCTGGAAGACTATGATGTGACTGCTGAACTCACCTCCACAACACGTGCAGGCTTTCACCGGTACACCTGGCCGGAATCTGATCAAAGCCACATTCTATTTGATTTCACGACTGTTCTGGGTCCCTCAGCTACATTGGATGGACGTGTTGAAAAAGTAAGTGACACCGAATTACAGGGATTTGGAGTCATGGATGGGACTATACGCAGGCTCAAGCCGGTTACGGTCTATTTTGTAGCTCAATTTGATAAACCATTTGAATCGTTTTCCGGATGGAAGGATGGGGAACTTGTGCCGGCCGATGATATTATTGAAGGTGAGAATACCGGTGCTTATGTGAGATTTTCCACCAGTGAAGGAGAAATCACGAAAATGAAGGTGGGTATATCCTACGTGAGCACTGAACAGGCGCGCCTGAATTTGCAGACGGAGCTGCCGCACTGGGATTTTGACCGCGTGGTGCAAGAGTCGCGTAATGAGTGGAATCAATGGCTGAGCAGGATAGAAGTGGAGGGAGGTGCCGAAAAACAGCAGCGGCGATTTTATACCGATCTGTGGAAAGCATTGCAGGGTCGGCGTATCGTTAGTGATGTGAATGGGAAATACCTGGACATGACCGGTAAAGAGCCCCGGATTGGCCAAATTCCGCTGGATGAAGATGGATTGCCGCTGTTCAATCACCACAACTCCGACTCGTTTTGGGGTGCCCAGTGGTCGCTGAATACACTCTGGCACCTGGTTTATCCCGAGGTCAGCGAGGATTTTGTCAACTCCATGCTGATGATGTACGATGATGGAGGATTGATCCCGCGCGGGCCCTCCGGAGGCAATTATACCTACGTGATGACCGGGGCTTCCACAACTCCTTTTATTGTCAGTGCCTGGTTAAAAGGCATTCGGGGATTTGACGTGGAAAAAGCCTATGAGGGGATGCGAAAAAACCATTTTCCCGGCGGGTTAATGAGCAAAGCTGGCTACGAGCACGAAACCACAAAAGGAGGTGGAATTGAAGACTATATGGAAAGGGGCTTTATCCCGTACCCACTATCGGAAGAGCAGTATGGCTACCATCAGGCCGGTGCCGGTCAGACATTGGAATATGCCTACCAGGACTGGGCCTTGTCTCAGCTTGCCAATGCTACTGGGCAAAGAGGAGGATCACGAACTGTTTTCACAAAGGGCGGGAAATTACCGAAATCTATGGAACCCGGAAAAGGGATGGATGTGGCCCAGGGATCGCCAGGGAAACTGGACTGA
- a CDS encoding glycoside hydrolase family 92 protein — protein MFSQRAGNYRNLWNPEKGWMWPRDRQGNWTDSEEFDHLTYAGPWVESNAAQSTWWVPHDLKGLAELMGGREPFTEKLNASFENAREHLFTSGVAHAMETLEDYRRVYINYGNQQSMQTAWLFNYSGAPWLTQYWTRQVAEEVYGHLTHDRGYSGDEDQGLMGSLAVLIKMGLFSTDGGVNREPFYEIGSPIFDKITIHLNPDYYSGGKFVIRADNNGPENYYIQSAELNSEEWGRPWIFHDDVVATEVNYI, from the coding sequence CTGTTTTCACAAAGGGCGGGAAATTACCGAAATCTATGGAACCCGGAAAAGGGATGGATGTGGCCCAGGGATCGCCAGGGAAACTGGACTGATTCGGAAGAGTTTGATCATTTGACTTACGCCGGGCCCTGGGTGGAGAGCAATGCGGCACAATCCACCTGGTGGGTTCCGCATGACTTGAAAGGTTTAGCTGAATTGATGGGCGGTCGGGAACCATTTACAGAAAAGCTCAATGCGTCATTTGAAAACGCCCGGGAGCACTTATTCACATCTGGAGTGGCTCATGCCATGGAAACGTTAGAGGATTACCGGCGGGTGTACATCAACTATGGGAACCAGCAATCGATGCAAACGGCATGGCTGTTTAACTACTCGGGGGCACCCTGGCTTACGCAGTACTGGACGCGTCAGGTTGCAGAGGAGGTTTATGGCCATTTGACACACGACCGGGGCTACAGCGGCGATGAAGACCAGGGTTTAATGGGATCGCTGGCCGTACTCATTAAAATGGGACTATTTTCAACAGATGGCGGAGTAAACCGGGAGCCATTTTATGAAATTGGCAGTCCCATATTTGATAAGATTACCATTCACCTGAATCCGGATTACTACTCCGGCGGCAAATTTGTGATCAGAGCAGATAACAACGGTCCGGAAAACTACTACATCCAGTCGGCTGAGCTGAACTCAGAAGAATGGGGTCGTCCGTGGATTTTTCATGATGACGTTGTCGCGACGGAGGTGAATTACATCTGA
- a CDS encoding IS1380 family transposase: protein MHITKSSDKITPFGGLDFCLESFHTCGLAGLIDRHLGPRGQMAGFSYSDIVANLMSVLFTGGDCAEDLADHLREPLHRTRGLSPCSPDTLLRGVKQLACDSHRLTHPTSGVNHTFNINEPLNELLVKALRTTGQLSNRRCYTLDYDNKVIETEKWDAVRTYKKCTGYQPGVASIEGMPVSIEGRNGNSQASFAQHETLDRLFERLNTHDVSIGRFRADSASYQQDVVDLVQTHTNQFYIRAKRSAEMLRQIGALDQDDWRSVKLNWQPMDVAELADWRPFDGQTSYRLIVSRIKRDDQQGDLFSESAYTYRAILTNDRESSPEEIVAFYNKRGASERIFDIMGNDFSWSRLPCSFLSQNTAFMILTAIIANFYRYILSLYSKRIPWLKVTYRLKKFIFRFISVPAKWIRSGRQNILKLYTGKGYELLLE, encoded by the coding sequence ATGCATATTACAAAATCATCGGATAAGATAACACCATTTGGCGGATTAGATTTTTGTTTGGAAAGTTTTCATACGTGCGGGCTGGCGGGACTGATTGACCGGCACCTCGGCCCGAGAGGTCAAATGGCCGGGTTTTCCTACAGCGATATTGTTGCCAATCTCATGAGCGTATTGTTTACCGGCGGGGACTGCGCCGAGGATCTGGCCGATCACCTGCGCGAGCCTCTGCATCGCACGCGGGGCCTCTCGCCGTGCAGCCCCGACACGCTGCTTCGAGGGGTCAAGCAGCTGGCCTGCGATTCTCACCGGCTCACCCATCCGACCAGCGGTGTGAACCACACGTTCAACATCAATGAGCCGCTAAACGAATTGTTGGTGAAAGCCTTGCGGACCACCGGACAACTCAGCAACCGGCGCTGCTATACTCTGGACTATGACAACAAGGTTATTGAAACCGAGAAATGGGATGCGGTGCGAACCTACAAGAAGTGCACCGGCTATCAGCCGGGGGTTGCCAGCATTGAGGGCATGCCGGTAAGCATCGAAGGGCGCAACGGCAACAGCCAGGCGAGCTTTGCCCAGCACGAAACCCTCGACCGACTGTTCGAACGGCTGAATACCCATGATGTGAGCATTGGCCGCTTTCGGGCCGATTCAGCTTCCTATCAACAGGACGTCGTTGATCTGGTGCAAACCCATACCAACCAGTTCTACATCCGGGCCAAACGCTCGGCGGAGATGCTCCGACAGATTGGGGCGCTCGATCAGGACGACTGGAGGTCGGTGAAGCTGAACTGGCAGCCGATGGATGTGGCCGAACTGGCCGACTGGCGGCCCTTTGACGGGCAAACCTCCTATCGGCTGATCGTCAGCCGCATCAAACGAGACGACCAGCAGGGCGATCTGTTCAGCGAGTCTGCTTACACCTACCGGGCCATTCTAACCAACGATCGTGAGAGCTCCCCGGAGGAAATTGTTGCCTTCTACAACAAACGCGGAGCCAGTGAGCGGATCTTTGATATCATGGGCAACGATTTTAGCTGGTCGCGGCTGCCCTGCTCGTTCCTCTCGCAGAACACGGCCTTTATGATTCTCACGGCCATCATCGCCAACTTCTATCGTTACATCCTCAGCCTCTACTCAAAGCGCATCCCCTGGCTGAAGGTCACCTACCGGCTTAAAAAGTTTATCTTTCGATTCATCAGCGTTCCCGCCAAGTGGATTCGCTCAGGCAGGCAGAATATCCTTAAACTCTACACCGGTAAGGGCTACGAGCTGCTTCTGGAGTAG
- a CDS encoding sulfatase-like hydrolase/transferase: protein MNHKTIGKPILSKWLKIILLIVLIGFSLSKWVEKSYAQGNQPNIILIMTDDQGFETVGAYGGESYETPGIDQLAETGIRFDQAHSNPVCTPSRVKIMSGQYNSRNYIGFGKMDPEIYTFGNLFQDAGYATFIGGKWQLGGDLNSPYEFGFDEYALWQVIRRGRGENPIANRYPNPGLAINGEIKDYFDGEYGPDIINDHVLDFIDRHQDQPFLVYYPMNLPHFPFEPTPDSPDWDPTARRGDTEEAPGLGDEIYFGDMVEYVDKLVTKVVTHLEELNLRENTLVIFTSDNGTARGITSIVNGEEFTGGKLSSTVAGTHVPLIANWPGVVPEGVVNEDLIGFTDFFATIADIAGIDVPDELNLDGQSFAPVLRGEESNLRDWLYIWWNRNNDPDGPGDEFARTHRYKYYQDGRFYDLSQDLLEEDPPIALEQLSEEQKEVLNKLQDIIEENTREGFYQ from the coding sequence ATGAATCATAAAACTATTGGAAAGCCTATACTCAGCAAATGGTTGAAAATTATTTTATTGATAGTTTTGATTGGTTTTAGTCTGAGTAAATGGGTAGAAAAATCATATGCTCAAGGTAATCAACCCAATATTATATTGATCATGACGGATGATCAGGGGTTTGAAACGGTTGGAGCGTATGGTGGGGAGTCCTATGAAACACCCGGAATTGATCAATTGGCTGAAACAGGCATCCGCTTTGATCAGGCTCATTCGAATCCTGTCTGTACACCATCCAGGGTTAAAATAATGAGCGGCCAATATAACAGCCGCAACTATATTGGTTTTGGTAAGATGGATCCGGAGATCTATACGTTTGGAAATCTGTTTCAAGATGCGGGCTATGCAACGTTTATTGGGGGGAAATGGCAGCTTGGTGGGGATCTCAATTCACCTTATGAATTTGGATTCGATGAATATGCCCTCTGGCAGGTTATCCGACGTGGAAGAGGTGAGAACCCGATTGCAAACCGTTATCCAAATCCCGGTCTGGCGATCAACGGTGAAATAAAAGATTATTTTGACGGAGAATACGGTCCCGATATTATAAACGATCACGTTCTGGATTTTATAGATCGTCATCAGGATCAACCATTTTTAGTGTATTATCCGATGAATTTACCTCATTTTCCGTTTGAACCAACGCCCGACTCTCCGGACTGGGATCCGACGGCGAGACGCGGAGATACCGAAGAAGCGCCTGGCTTGGGTGATGAGATCTATTTTGGCGATATGGTGGAATATGTGGATAAACTTGTAACCAAGGTCGTCACTCACCTCGAAGAACTGAATTTACGAGAGAATACATTAGTTATTTTTACCTCCGATAATGGGACGGCCCGCGGAATTACCTCTATCGTGAATGGTGAAGAGTTTACGGGAGGGAAATTATCTTCAACCGTTGCCGGAACCCATGTGCCTTTAATCGCAAACTGGCCCGGGGTGGTGCCGGAAGGAGTTGTAAATGAGGATTTGATAGGATTTACCGATTTCTTTGCCACCATTGCCGATATTGCCGGAATTGACGTCCCCGATGAGTTAAATCTGGATGGGCAAAGTTTCGCTCCGGTGTTACGCGGGGAAGAATCAAACTTAAGAGACTGGCTCTACATATGGTGGAATCGCAATAACGATCCTGACGGTCCCGGAGATGAATTCGCACGAACACACCGGTATAAATACTATCAGGACGGCCGATTTTATGACTTGTCGCAAGACCTTTTAGAAGAGGACCCACCCATTGCGTTAGAACAGCTTTCTGAGGAGCAGAAAGAAGTGCTCAATAAACTGCAAGATATTATTGAAGAAAATACCAGGGAGGGATTCTATCAGTAA
- a CDS encoding sulfatase, producing MKYITLFLFYGALFIGNLLAQTEEKPNVLFIISDDLTATAVSSYENTISQTPNIDRLASEGTRFTRAYSQYPVCGPSRASLMFGYYPNATTTYGYVSGRENVGPDRKSFSQLFKENGYYTARVSKIYHMGVPIHIEEGSNGPDDPASWDERFNSQGPEWKAKGEAELVQNNPYGLKPRQGGNVMTIVKADGGDDVHSDGKTAEKASELIREHKDEPFFLAVGFVRPHVPFVAPREYFEPYPHQQMVLPPQVENDWDDIPERGINYVTSVNARMSEEQEKKAIAGYYASVTYMDAQVGKVLQTLKEEGLEENTIVIFASDHGFLLGEHRFWMKVSLLEESVRVPLIIKVPGQEPAVSHSFVELLDLYPTIAELAGLDYSEHLQGKSLVPVLEDPEFDVRDAAFSMNRWRGEFAYLLRTDKWAYIQYDEDADSGMELYDMEYDEKQYNNLAYNPKFENIVLEFQERLKQKLNDVRDNDLSIDYSDNE from the coding sequence ATGAAATATATTACACTGTTTTTATTCTATGGGGCACTGTTTATCGGCAATCTTTTGGCTCAAACAGAGGAAAAACCAAATGTACTCTTCATTATTTCTGATGACCTGACGGCAACGGCGGTTTCTTCGTATGAAAATACGATCAGCCAAACCCCAAACATCGACCGGCTGGCATCGGAAGGTACACGCTTTACCCGGGCCTACTCTCAATACCCGGTTTGCGGGCCATCGCGCGCTTCGCTGATGTTCGGCTACTATCCCAATGCTACCACCACGTATGGCTATGTGAGCGGCCGGGAGAATGTAGGGCCGGACCGCAAGTCGTTTTCTCAGCTTTTTAAAGAAAATGGATATTACACCGCCAGAGTCAGCAAAATCTACCACATGGGTGTTCCCATTCATATTGAAGAGGGTTCGAACGGTCCCGATGATCCTGCCTCCTGGGATGAACGCTTTAACAGCCAGGGCCCTGAATGGAAGGCCAAAGGCGAGGCTGAACTGGTTCAGAACAATCCATACGGACTCAAGCCCCGGCAGGGCGGCAATGTGATGACCATTGTAAAAGCTGATGGGGGAGACGACGTCCACTCTGATGGCAAGACGGCAGAAAAAGCCTCCGAACTGATTCGGGAGCATAAAGACGAACCGTTCTTCCTGGCCGTGGGATTTGTCCGTCCCCATGTGCCGTTTGTAGCGCCCAGGGAATATTTTGAGCCCTATCCCCACCAGCAGATGGTACTCCCTCCACAGGTAGAAAACGACTGGGACGATATACCCGAACGTGGAATCAACTACGTAACCAGTGTGAACGCCCGGATGAGCGAAGAGCAGGAGAAAAAGGCGATTGCGGGTTATTACGCCTCGGTGACCTACATGGATGCCCAAGTGGGCAAGGTGCTGCAAACCCTGAAAGAGGAAGGTCTTGAAGAGAACACCATCGTGATTTTTGCCTCCGACCACGGCTTCCTGCTGGGAGAACACCGGTTTTGGATGAAGGTGAGCCTGTTAGAGGAGTCGGTACGGGTCCCTCTCATCATCAAAGTTCCCGGACAGGAGCCGGCAGTAAGCCACTCATTTGTGGAGCTGCTTGATCTGTATCCCACCATTGCGGAACTGGCAGGGCTGGACTATTCAGAGCATTTGCAAGGAAAGAGCCTGGTGCCGGTGTTGGAAGACCCGGAATTTGACGTTCGCGACGCCGCCTTTTCGATGAACCGATGGAGAGGAGAATTTGCCTATCTGCTTCGAACCGATAAATGGGCATACATTCAGTACGATGAGGATGCAGACAGCGGGATGGAGTTGTATGACATGGAATATGATGAAAAGCAGTACAACAACCTGGCTTATAATCCCAAATTCGAAAACATTGTACTTGAATTTCAGGAGCGGCTAAAGCAGAAACTAAACGATGTACGGGATAATGATTTAAGTATTGATTACTCAGATAACGAATAG